The proteins below are encoded in one region of Mya arenaria isolate MELC-2E11 chromosome 15, ASM2691426v1:
- the LOC128219310 gene encoding uncharacterized protein LOC128219310 produces the protein MRSRSDPGLVLNMFPLPINQDEDQNGLFQLLKRKPQNELSFLVKHQTNHNSQRPHISGDKKCDATQKSPLLLEFVSPVDKRRKVKRKTSSVTTQGKKSQRKGGQSPFFTAFAEMFKSEHQQHKKKKGTKSYAVQKSSLLLEFVSPVEERRSSSGPNRAKMSPQVSSDWTHVNDAVLEIPKFNAEPSPSGERRMVTRSATRKNRTGGLVCVCDDDFFMVGAGWQKPSDAKDKKTIGTSDAHPDEPRSAVQPVPADEMPDGVDQPADLPDPNYRSLEQKLS, from the exons ATGCGGTCCCGAAGCGACCCAGGTCTGGTGCTGAACATGTTCCCTCTGCCGATAAATCAAGACGAAGATCAAAACG gTTTGTTCCAACTATTGAAAAGAAAACCGCAAAACGAGTTGTCCTTTCTGGtc AAACATCAGACAAATCATAATAGTCAACGTCCACACATTTCAGGAGACAAAAAATGTGATGCGACCCAGAAGAGTCCCCTGTTGCTTGAGTTTGTTTCCCCAGTCGACAAAAGAAGAAAAGTCAAACGGAAAAC CAGTTCAGTAACCACGCAAGGCAAAAAGTCTCAACGGAAGGGag GCCAGTCTCCCTTCTTTACGGCGTTTGCTGAGATGTTCAAATCAGAGCACCAACAGCACAAGAAAAAGAAAG GGACTAAATCTTATGCGGTCCAGAAGAGTTCCCTGTTGCTTGAGTTTGTTTCCCCTGTCGAAGAAAGAAGAAG CAGTTCAGGACCCAATCGGGCCAAAATGTCTCCACAAGTTTCTTCTGAtt GGACGCATGTAAACGATGCGGTTCTGGAGATACCTAAATTCAATGCTGAGCCTAGTCCCTCTGGGGAAAGACGAATGGTCACACG TTCAGCAACCAGGAAAAACAGAACGGGTGGACTAGTTTGCGTTTGTGatg ATGATTTCTTTATGGTCGGGGCTGGGTGGCAAAAGCCATCGGACGCAAAGGACAAGAAAACAATAG GGACCTCTGATGCGCACCCAGACGAACCGAGATCAGCCGTTCAGCCTGTTCCAGCTGACGAAATGCCTGACGGAGTAGATCAGCCGGCAGACCTTCCAGATCCAAACTACCGTTCACTCGAACAAAAACTATCTTGA